Part of the Rhodobacteraceae bacterium M385 genome is shown below.
AAGTCCTTGCTGAGGTCGTGGGCTTCGCCATGACCTCGGACGCGGCGGATATCGTGATGCCTTCGCAACAGGGCGCGGCGCGGGCCATCGGCGCGGCGCTGCAAGACGGCGGGCTGAACCCCGAGGACGTGGGCTACATCAACGCCCATGGCACCGGGACGGCGGCCAACGACAAGGTGGAATGCGCCGCCGTGGCCCATGTCTTCGGCCCCCATGCCGATGATCTGATGATCTCATCTACCAAATCCATGCATGGCCACCTGATCGGCGGCACCGGCGCGGTGGAGCTTTTGGCCTGCATCATGGCCCTGAAAGACGGGGTGATTGCGCCGACCATTGGCTATCAGGAACCTGACCCCGAATGCGCTCTGGACGTTGTCCCCAACGAGGCGCGAGATGCCAAAGTTGATGCCTGCCTATCGAACGCCTTCGCCTTCGGGGGCTTGAACGCAGTTCTGGCGCTCCGCGCCGCGCCCTAAGAAACCTCAGAGAACGAGCCAAAGAAAAGCCCGCCGGATCGCTCCAGCGGGCCAATCTTGCCGCCCCGCATATGCCGAGGCATGTGTCGGGCGTAACTTCCGGGAGCTTACTCCGTCGCTTCTTCCGTCGGTTCCGCATCCCCTTCGGCGGCTGCGGCTTCTTCCTGAGCTGCAATAAAGGCACGCACCTCGGTAATGCGTTCTTGCAGGGAGTCGAACGCGGCGGTGAACCCGCGCAAAGAGGCGGTCGTGGGGACAGGCGCGCCGCCCATTTGACCAAGTTCATCGCGCAAGAGGGCAAACAAAACCACCTGCGTGTCGGCGCCGTTCTCAAACTGGGCCACGTTTTCCGCCGTCAGAGACAGTTGCACAAAGCACCCAATGGGGCGGCAGAACGCATAGGGCACAACGGCGGGCTCGGCGTCATCAACGCGAATCTGAAGGCCCGGGCTCAGCAGTGTATCGAGCGGTGTGAGGATCGTTGCGTTGGCAACAGTTTCGCCATCGTCGATCAAGGCGGCCGCGATGCGGAATTCAGCCACGGGGTTGCCGTTTTCCTCTTCCAACAGTTGGAACATCTCGCAACGGTCTGGGATGTCTTCGCCTTCCGAACGGATACACCGCACCTGCCAGTCGCGGAAAATCTCCGCGACGTAAGGCTCTCCGGCCTCCACTTCGCTGCGGTCTGGCAATACCAGCGGCTCAGCAGCCTGTGCCAAGGCAAGGCTCGGCAGGGTCAGGGCGGCTACAAAGCCCAAAACGATCGGCTTAAAAAACGTCATACGATGCGCTTCCTTATAAACGTCAGTCTACTCGGCCCGTTAACAAATGGCCGTTAAGAAAGGTGGCTATCATGTAGGGGGCTGGTCTGTCAGGCGCAAAATGCGGATCGGTGGGGGGCATCGGCAAAGGATTGCGGATTGGATCAGTCGGGTGGGGAATATGGCGAAAGTCGAGATAGGCGGCACTGATGCGCGGCCCTGAAAAGGCGAAAGGGTCCGTAGTACGGACCCTTTTCTTTTGTCTCTCCCTGTCGGACTGGCCGACTTGTGTACAGCAACCTAAGGGACAGGTCGCGACCCGTCAACAGCCCATTTCAAGGAATGTGATGAGTATCATTTCCTATTTAAATACAAGCGCTTGCCCATAAAAGAACCGCGCCAGAGCGGCGCGGCCAGTTGACAGGGAGGAAGTCAACACCGCGCCAAAGGCGTGGTGATGAACTCACTCTGGCGTAGAAAGGTTAAAAATGTATTGTTCAGCGGAGAAAAACTGAGATCAGGGACAAATCGCAATGCCAGAGCAGGTGAACAACGGTATTTTCGTGGGCGGCGGCGGGCCGGATTATGGCTTGGCGCAATTGCTGCGCCCCGATTACGCAAACCGCCACGGCCTGATTGCTGGCGCCACGGGAACCGGCAAAACGGTGACGTTGCAAATCCTCGCCGAAAGCTTCTCGGCCATGGGCGTGCCGGTGATCCTGTCGGATGTGAAGGGCGATCTCTCTGGTCTGGCTCAAGCAGGGTCCGAAGGTTTCAAACTCCACGGTGCGTTCACCGAGCGGGCGCAAACCATCAATTTCGCCGATTACGCCTACCGTGCTTTCCCGGTCACCTTCTGGGATCTCTTCGGCGAACAAGGCCACCCGATCCGCACGACCGTCGCCGAAATGGGCCCGCTCCTGCTGGCCCGTCTTCTGGACCTGTCCGATGCGCAGGAAGGTGTGCTGAACATCGCCTTCCGCGTCGCCGATGAAGAGGAATGGCCGATCCTCGACCTCAAAGACCTGCAAGCCCTCCTGGTGTGGGTCGGTGAAAACCGCAAAACGCTGTCTCTGCGCTACGGCAATGTCTCGACCGCCTCTGTCGGCGCGATCCAACGGCGGCTTCTGGTGCTCGATAATGAGGGCGGCACAGGCTTCTTTGGCGAACCGGCGCTGGACCTCGATGATCTGTTTCTCACGGACGAGGCCGGGGCAGGGCGGATCAACATCCTCGCCGCCGACAAGCTGATGCAATCGCCGCGCCTCTATGCGACCTTCCTTCTCTGGCTGCTGTCGGAATTGTTCGAGACCCTTCCCGAGGTGGGCGACCCCGATAAACCCAAACTGGTGTTCTTCTTCGATGAGGCGCATTTGCTGTTTGAGGATGCCCCAAAGGCGCTGGTCGATAAGGTAGAGCAAGTCGCCCGCCTGATCCGTTCCAAGGGCGTGGGCGTCTACTTCATCACCCAAAACCCCGCGGACGTGCCCGAAGATATCCTCGGCCAACTTGGCAATCGTGTCCAACACGCCCTGCGCGCCTTCACCGCCAAAGATCGTCGCGCTTTGCAACAGGCCGCGGAAAACTACCGCGACAACCCCGCCTTCGATATCGAAGACGC
Proteins encoded:
- a CDS encoding invasion associated locus B family protein, giving the protein MTFFKPIVLGFVAALTLPSLALAQAAEPLVLPDRSEVEAGEPYVAEIFRDWQVRCIRSEGEDIPDRCEMFQLLEEENGNPVAEFRIAAALIDDGETVANATILTPLDTLLSPGLQIRVDDAEPAVVPYAFCRPIGCFVQLSLTAENVAQFENGADTQVVLFALLRDELGQMGGAPVPTTASLRGFTAAFDSLQERITEVRAFIAAQEEAAAAEGDAEPTEEATE
- a CDS encoding DUF853 domain-containing protein: MNNGIFVGGGGPDYGLAQLLRPDYANRHGLIAGATGTGKTVTLQILAESFSAMGVPVILSDVKGDLSGLAQAGSEGFKLHGAFTERAQTINFADYAYRAFPVTFWDLFGEQGHPIRTTVAEMGPLLLARLLDLSDAQEGVLNIAFRVADEEEWPILDLKDLQALLVWVGENRKTLSLRYGNVSTASVGAIQRRLLVLDNEGGTGFFGEPALDLDDLFLTDEAGAGRINILAADKLMQSPRLYATFLLWLLSELFETLPEVGDPDKPKLVFFFDEAHLLFEDAPKALVDKVEQVARLIRSKGVGVYFITQNPADVPEDILGQLGNRVQHALRAFTAKDRRALQQAAENYRDNPAFDIEDAIREVGVGEAVTSLLERKGIPGIAQRTLIRPPSSQLGPISTATRSQVMDQSPVAGKYEAVQDRTSAYEILQERAAAAAREAEQAEAKEEEAPPAEREYRAGRRYTGGGVSRSTSKPRRRSSRSDSVGTAFAKSFARQMGTQSGRAVVRGILGGLFRGR